A single Acidaminococcus sp. DNA region contains:
- a CDS encoding amidohydrolase, with protein sequence MKQEIESIQDELVGMRRYLHEHPEQSWHEYETQAYIIKYLEKLGIPYVKSTKSGVIATIKGPHSSDKILGIRADIDALPITELGSCEYKSQNEGTMHACGHDTHITILLGTAKMLAKMKDELTITVRLIFQPAEEKIDDSGAYYMKNDPLVNECSRLIALHIWSEIPIGCASLRYGPVMSAADTFDVYIEGKGGHGALPHQTIDPIVAGAQFVNEVQTVVSREVSPLEPAVISVTAFNSGTTSNVIPGTAHLQGTTRTFNDDLRNAYPGILERIAKGVAETSRTNIKVDYHFGPPPMINDDDCVKTGRVACAKVFDKDKIIDWELQMGGEDFAKYKVPKCLLLLGGGFEDKNRRYPQHSPYFDIDERALGLGVNYFVEYVRAYEDELK encoded by the coding sequence GTGAAACAAGAAATTGAAAGTATACAAGATGAACTGGTGGGAATGCGCCGCTATCTGCATGAGCATCCGGAGCAATCGTGGCACGAATATGAAACCCAGGCATACATTATCAAATACCTGGAAAAATTAGGCATTCCCTATGTGAAATCCACGAAATCCGGTGTCATTGCGACCATCAAGGGGCCGCACTCCTCCGATAAAATTCTCGGTATCCGGGCCGATATCGATGCGCTGCCGATCACAGAGCTCGGTTCCTGCGAATACAAATCCCAAAATGAAGGCACCATGCATGCCTGCGGACACGATACTCACATCACGATTTTGCTCGGTACGGCAAAGATGCTGGCAAAGATGAAAGATGAACTCACCATCACGGTGAGACTTATTTTCCAGCCTGCCGAAGAAAAAATCGACGACAGCGGTGCCTACTACATGAAAAACGATCCTCTGGTCAATGAATGTTCCCGCCTGATTGCGCTTCATATCTGGAGCGAGATTCCCATTGGCTGTGCTTCCCTTCGCTACGGGCCGGTCATGAGTGCCGCTGATACCTTTGATGTCTACATTGAAGGCAAGGGCGGCCACGGCGCGCTGCCGCACCAGACCATTGACCCCATCGTGGCGGGTGCTCAGTTCGTCAACGAAGTGCAGACGGTAGTAAGCCGCGAAGTCAGTCCCCTGGAACCGGCCGTAATCAGCGTAACCGCCTTCAATTCCGGCACGACTTCCAACGTCATTCCGGGAACCGCTCACCTTCAGGGCACGACCAGAACCTTCAACGATGACCTGCGGAACGCCTATCCCGGGATTCTCGAAAGAATCGCAAAAGGCGTCGCCGAAACGTCCAGAACGAACATCAAAGTAGATTACCACTTTGGCCCGCCTCCCATGATCAACGATGATGACTGCGTCAAGACCGGACGCGTCGCCTGCGCCAAAGTCTTTGACAAGGACAAAATCATCGATTGGGAACTACAGATGGGCGGCGAAGACTTCGCAAAGTATAAAGTGCCGAAATGCCTGCTGCTCTTAGGCGGCGGCTTCGAGGACAAAAACAGAAGATATCCGCAGCATAGTCCTTACTTCGACATCGATGA